From Thermus sediminis, a single genomic window includes:
- a CDS encoding UxaA family hydrolase gives MWPPSSQGSLPCPTPTAACSFGDDLELTFRTLAGHGANPNVFGAVVIGIEPKWTERVAEDIARTGKTGGGLRHRGLRGSQDGGSGPPAPPTAS, from the coding sequence GTGTGGCCGCCCTCATCCCAGGGGTCATTGCCCTGCCCCACCCCTACGGCCGCTTGCAGTTTTGGCGACGACCTGGAGCTCACCTTCCGCACCTTGGCCGGGCATGGGGCCAACCCCAACGTCTTCGGGGCCGTCGTTATCGGCATAGAGCCAAAGTGGACGGAGCGGGTGGCCGAGGACATCGCCCGCACGGGCAAAACCGGTGGAGGCCTTCGCCATCGAGGGCTACGGGGATCTCAAGACGGTGGGAGCGGGCCGCCCGCGCCGCCTACCGCTTCCTGA